From one Phocaeicola salanitronis DSM 18170 genomic stretch:
- a CDS encoding DUF4141 domain-containing protein, with translation MRTRITMIICLCLLFAGRASAQWVVSDPGNLAQGIINASKNIIHTSKTATNMVSNFQETVKIYQQGKKYYDALKSVNNLVKDARKVQQTILMVGDITDIYVNSFQRMLRDGNFRPEELSAIAFGYTKLLEESNEVLTELRNVVNITTLSMTDKERMDVVERCHSKMKRYRNLVSYYTNKNISVSYLRAKKKNDLDRIMGLYGNMNERYW, from the coding sequence ATGAGAACAAGAATAACAATGATTATCTGCCTGTGCCTGCTTTTCGCGGGCAGGGCAAGCGCACAGTGGGTCGTAAGCGATCCGGGCAATCTAGCGCAGGGCATCATCAATGCCTCCAAAAACATCATCCATACCTCCAAGACCGCCACGAACATGGTGAGCAACTTTCAGGAGACGGTGAAAATCTATCAGCAGGGCAAGAAGTATTACGATGCCCTCAAATCGGTGAACAATCTGGTCAAGGACGCCCGCAAGGTGCAGCAGACCATCCTGATGGTGGGCGACATCACAGACATCTATGTGAACAGTTTCCAACGGATGCTCCGTGACGGGAATTTCAGACCCGAAGAGCTTTCCGCAATCGCTTTCGGCTACACGAAACTGCTGGAGGAAAGCAACGAAGTGTTGACGGAACTCAGGAACGTGGTGAACATCACCACGCTCTCCATGACCGACAAGGAGCGCATGGACGTGGTGGAACGCTGCCACTCGAAGATGAAGCGTTACCGCAACCTCGTGAGCTACTACACGAACAAGAACATCTCCGTGAGTTACCTGCGTGCGAAAAAGAAGAACGACCTCGACCGCATCATGGGGCTGTACGGGAACATGAACGAAAGATACTGGTAG
- a CDS encoding DUF4133 domain-containing protein, giving the protein MAEYPINKGIGRPVEFKGLKAQYLFIFCGGLLALFVLFVILYMVGIDQWICIGFGAASSSLLVWQTFALNARYGEHGLMKLGAARSHPRYLINRRRITRLFKRQRKEERQ; this is encoded by the coding sequence ATGGCTGAATACCCAATCAACAAGGGTATCGGCCGTCCGGTAGAGTTCAAGGGCTTGAAGGCACAGTACCTCTTCATCTTCTGCGGAGGTCTGCTGGCTCTCTTCGTCCTGTTCGTCATCCTCTACATGGTCGGTATCGACCAGTGGATATGTATCGGCTTCGGCGCGGCATCGTCCTCCCTCCTTGTATGGCAGACCTTCGCGCTGAACGCCCGGTACGGTGAACACGGGCTGATGAAATTAGGAGCGGCACGGAGCCATCCCCGATACCTTATCAACCGGCGGCGGATAACCCGTCTGTTCAAACGACAACGAAAGGAAGAAAGACAATGA
- a CDS encoding DUF3408 domain-containing protein, giving the protein MEKEMTPNEKRPQQDCGGMFTQVQASVEILSPVPVSGKCSEKDYERLFIRDPEVKAREGKMAYVRPEYHERIMRITRVIGHDRLTLSAYIDHVLTHHFNQCEDAIKSLYARNYNSVF; this is encoded by the coding sequence ATGGAAAAAGAAATGACACCGAATGAAAAAAGACCACAGCAAGACTGCGGAGGTATGTTTACCCAAGTGCAGGCGAGTGTGGAAATACTGTCGCCTGTCCCGGTAAGCGGCAAATGCAGTGAGAAGGACTATGAACGCCTGTTCATCCGCGACCCGGAAGTAAAGGCACGTGAGGGGAAGATGGCGTATGTGCGCCCGGAGTACCACGAGCGTATCATGCGTATCACCCGTGTAATCGGGCATGACCGGCTTACGCTGTCCGCTTACATCGACCATGTGCTGACGCACCACTTCAACCAGTGCGAAGATGCGATAAAGAGCCTTTATGCCCGAAATTACAATTCAGTATTCTAA
- a CDS encoding DUF3408 domain-containing protein produces MGSRKVNTEGIDEELLLASIGRRTQDGTLRPAQEVPAAAPTEEDTAAPEPSPVQPVTREKAQRESGRRKRQDEDYNELFLRRNEIKTRQCVYISRDVHGKILRIVNDIAGGEISVGGYVDTVLRQHLEQHKERINELYKKQREDLI; encoded by the coding sequence ATGGGCAGCAGGAAAGTGAACACGGAAGGCATCGACGAGGAACTGCTGTTAGCCTCCATCGGGCGGCGCACACAGGACGGGACACTGCGCCCCGCACAGGAAGTACCCGCAGCTGCACCGACCGAAGAGGACACCGCCGCACCGGAACCATCTCCTGTGCAACCCGTAACACGGGAAAAAGCGCAGAGGGAAAGTGGACGCCGGAAAAGGCAGGACGAGGACTACAACGAGCTATTCCTGCGCCGCAACGAGATAAAGACCCGCCAATGTGTCTATATCAGCCGTGACGTCCACGGCAAGATCCTCAGAATCGTGAACGACATCGCCGGAGGGGAAATCTCAGTAGGCGGATATGTGGATACCGTGCTGCGCCAGCATCTGGAACAGCACAAGGAGAGAATCAACGAACTGTACAAGAAACAACGTGAAGATCTGATTTGA
- a CDS encoding DUF4134 domain-containing protein has product MNKNILKNRKAILSAALVIAATASAFAQGNGIAGINEATSMVSSYFDPGTKLIYAIGAVVGLIGGVKVYGKFSSGDPDTSKTAASWFGACIFLIVAATILRSFFL; this is encoded by the coding sequence ATGAACAAGAACATCTTGAAAAACAGAAAAGCAATCCTCTCCGCGGCACTTGTCATCGCCGCAACCGCCTCCGCTTTCGCGCAGGGAAACGGCATCGCGGGCATCAACGAAGCCACCTCTATGGTGAGTTCTTATTTCGACCCCGGAACTAAACTGATATACGCCATCGGTGCAGTCGTCGGGCTTATCGGGGGCGTAAAAGTGTACGGCAAGTTTTCATCGGGCGACCCCGACACCAGCAAGACAGCCGCCTCGTGGTTCGGCGCGTGCATCTTCCTGATTGTTGCCGCCACCATCCTGCGCTCATTCTTCCTTTAA
- a CDS encoding ParA family protein, translated as MINGTFKYPEIRFFGYLPKRIPEPSETRFSDNSVTYGFNDFMTQCRQSPFVRRTASPQNRIRDDPPACVVTEADGATAKSVWKQKNKSSTIKINGTMSKEIFVAFATQKGGIGKSTVTALAASYLHNVKGYNVAVVDCDDPQHSIHGLREHEMGLIDSSTYFKALACDHFRRIKKNAYTIVKSNAVNALDDAERMIATEDVKPDVVFFDMPGTLRSNGVIKTLSQMDYIFTPLSADRFVVESTLKFVTMFRDRLMTTGQAKTKGLHLFWTMVDGRERNDLYGIYEEVIAEMGFPVLSTRLPDSKKFRRDLSEERKSVFRSTIFPMDTALLKGSGIREFSEEISDIIRPQ; from the coding sequence ATGATAAACGGAACATTCAAATACCCGGAAATCCGCTTCTTCGGATACTTGCCGAAACGGATACCCGAACCGTCGGAAACCCGGTTCTCCGACAATTCGGTGACGTATGGATTCAATGACTTCATGACGCAATGTCGTCAATCACCATTTGTCCGACGCACCGCTTCACCACAGAACCGGATACGCGACGACCCGCCTGCGTGTGTAGTCACGGAAGCGGATGGTGCGACAGCCAAATCCGTATGGAAACAGAAAAACAAATCATCAACAATTAAAATAAATGGAACTATGAGTAAGGAAATCTTCGTTGCATTCGCAACACAGAAAGGTGGCATCGGCAAATCCACTGTCACGGCACTTGCCGCCAGCTACCTGCACAACGTGAAAGGCTACAATGTCGCCGTCGTGGACTGCGACGACCCGCAGCACAGCATCCACGGGCTGCGCGAACACGAAATGGGGCTTATCGACAGCAGCACCTACTTCAAGGCTCTCGCTTGCGACCATTTCCGCCGGATCAAAAAGAACGCCTACACCATCGTCAAAAGCAATGCGGTGAACGCCCTCGACGATGCCGAGAGGATGATTGCCACTGAGGACGTGAAACCCGACGTGGTGTTCTTCGACATGCCCGGCACACTCCGAAGCAACGGCGTGATAAAGACGCTCTCGCAGATGGACTACATTTTCACTCCGCTGAGTGCCGACCGCTTTGTCGTGGAGAGTACCCTGAAATTCGTCACGATGTTCCGCGACAGGCTGATGACTACCGGACAGGCGAAAACAAAGGGGCTGCATCTGTTCTGGACGATGGTGGACGGCAGGGAGAGGAACGACTTGTACGGCATCTACGAGGAAGTGATAGCCGAAATGGGCTTTCCGGTACTTTCCACCCGCTTGCCCGACAGCAAGAAGTTCCGCCGTGACCTTTCGGAAGAGCGCAAGAGCGTTTTCCGCTCCACCATCTTCCCGATGGACACGGCACTGCTGAAAGGGAGTGGCATCCGGGAGTTTTCCGAAGAGATAAGCGACATCATCAGACCGCAGTGA
- the traJ gene encoding conjugative transposon protein TraJ yields MKFDNLHQILRSLYEQMMPLCGDMAGVAKGIAGLGALFYVAYRVWQSLARAEPIDVFPMLRPFAIGLCIMFFPTVVLGTINSILSPVVQGTAKMLEAETLDMNRYREQKDKLEYEAMVRNPETAYLVSNEEFDKQLEELGWSPSDMVTMAGMYIDRGMYNMKKSIRDFFREILELLFQAAALVIDTVRTFFLVVLAILGPIAFALSVWDGFQNTLTQWICRYIQVYLWLPVSDMFSTILAKIQVLMLQNDIERMQADPNFSLDSSDGVYIVFLCIGIIGYFTIPTVAGWIIQAGGMGGYGRNVNQMAGRAGSMAGSVAGAAAGNAVGRVGKLLK; encoded by the coding sequence ATGAAGTTCGACAACCTTCATCAGATTTTACGTTCACTTTATGAGCAGATGATGCCGCTGTGTGGGGACATGGCTGGTGTGGCGAAAGGCATCGCCGGGCTGGGTGCGCTGTTCTACGTCGCCTACCGGGTATGGCAGTCGCTGGCGAGAGCTGAACCGATAGACGTATTCCCGATGCTCCGTCCTTTTGCCATCGGTCTGTGCATCATGTTCTTCCCGACTGTGGTGCTGGGCACGATAAACAGCATCCTCTCACCCGTCGTACAGGGCACGGCAAAGATGCTGGAGGCGGAAACGCTGGACATGAACCGATACCGGGAGCAGAAGGACAAACTGGAATACGAGGCGATGGTACGCAACCCCGAAACCGCCTACCTCGTGTCCAACGAGGAATTTGACAAGCAACTGGAGGAACTCGGCTGGTCGCCCTCCGACATGGTGACGATGGCGGGAATGTATATCGACCGGGGAATGTACAACATGAAGAAGAGCATCCGCGACTTCTTCCGCGAGATACTCGAACTGCTGTTCCAAGCCGCCGCCCTCGTGATAGACACCGTCCGCACCTTCTTTCTCGTGGTGCTGGCGATTCTCGGTCCGATAGCCTTCGCCCTGTCGGTATGGGACGGTTTCCAAAACACGCTCACGCAGTGGATATGCCGCTATATACAGGTCTATCTGTGGCTACCGGTATCGGACATGTTCAGCACCATACTGGCGAAGATACAGGTTCTGATGCTGCAAAACGACATCGAGCGGATGCAGGCAGACCCGAACTTCTCGCTGGATTCGAGCGACGGGGTGTATATCGTATTCCTCTGCATCGGCATCATCGGCTACTTTACCATTCCCACCGTTGCGGGCTGGATTATCCAAGCCGGAGGCATGGGCGGTTACGGTCGCAACGTGAACCAGATGGCGGGACGAGCCGGAAGCATGGCGGGCAGCGTGGCGGGTGCAGCCGCAGGAAACGCAGTCGGACGTGTCGGCAAATTGCTGAAATAA
- a CDS encoding DUF3876 domain-containing protein: protein MNLPKVKMLQVSKCLIGLAVMMLQSCDVADNRRDMLCGNWESVEGKPDVLIYKEGEAYKVTVFRRSGLRRKLKPETYLLQEENGNLFMNTGFRIDVSYNEATDVLTFSPNGDYVRVKPQPGHPTEE, encoded by the coding sequence ATGAATTTACCAAAAGTGAAAATGCTGCAAGTCAGCAAGTGCCTTATCGGATTGGCGGTCATGATGCTGCAATCCTGCGACGTGGCCGACAACCGCCGCGACATGCTGTGCGGGAACTGGGAGAGCGTGGAGGGAAAACCTGACGTGCTTATCTACAAGGAGGGCGAAGCCTACAAAGTGACGGTGTTCCGTCGTAGCGGTCTGCGCCGCAAGCTCAAGCCGGAAACCTATCTCTTGCAGGAGGAGAACGGCAACCTGTTCATGAACACCGGCTTCCGCATCGACGTGTCCTACAACGAGGCCACGGATGTGCTGACTTTCTCGCCAAACGGGGACTATGTGCGGGTGAAGCCGCAGCCGGGACATCCGACCGAAGAATAA
- a CDS encoding TraG family conjugative transposon ATPase, whose protein sequence is MRNTSKMTTLENRFPLLAVEHGCIISKDADITVAFEVELPELYTVTGAEYEAIHSCWCKAIKVLPDYSVVHKQDWFIKERYKPELQKDDMSFLSRSFERHFNERPYLKHTCYLYLTKTTKERNRMQSNFSTLCRGHIIPKELDRETTTKFLEACEQFERIMNDSGLVRLRRLSTDEIVGTEGKTGLIERYFSLMPEGDTTLQDIELSAREMRIGDNRLCLHTLSDAEDLPGKVATDTRYEKLSTDRSDCRLSFASPVGLLLSCNHIYNQYVLIDNSEETLQKFEKSARNMQSLSRYSRSNSINREWIDQYLNEAHSYGLTSVRAHFNVMAWSDDAEELKHIKNDVGSQLASMECVPRHNTIDCPTLYWAAIPGNAADFPAEESFHTFIEQAVCLFTEETNYRSSLSPFGIKMVDRLTGKPLHLDISDLPMKRGITTNRNKFVLGPSGSGKSFFMNHLVRQYYEQGAHVVLVDTGNSYQGLCGMIRRKTGGADGVYFTYTEDKPISFNPFYTDDYIFDVEKKDSIKTLLLTLWKSEDDKVTKTESGELGSAVSAYIERIQSDRSIVPSFNTFYEYMRDDYRKELAQRDIKVEKSDFNIDNMLTTMRQYYRGGRYDFLLNSTENIDLLGKRFIVFEIDSIKENRELFPVVTIIIMEAFINKMRRLKGVRKQLIVEEAWKALSSANMAEYLRYMYKTVRKYYGEAIVVTQEVDDIISSPVVKESIINNSDCKILLDQRKYMNKFDQIQALLGLTEKEKSQILSINMANNPSRLYKEVWIGLGGTQSAVYATEVSAEEYLAYTTEETEKVEVYRLAEKLGDDIEAAIRQLAERRRNKE, encoded by the coding sequence ATGAGGAATACATCGAAAATGACAACACTGGAAAACAGGTTCCCACTTTTAGCGGTGGAGCATGGCTGCATCATCTCAAAGGACGCCGACATCACGGTGGCTTTCGAGGTGGAACTACCGGAACTTTACACCGTGACGGGTGCGGAGTACGAGGCGATACACAGTTGCTGGTGCAAGGCTATCAAGGTGCTGCCGGACTACTCCGTCGTCCACAAACAGGACTGGTTCATCAAGGAACGCTACAAACCGGAGCTTCAGAAGGACGACATGAGCTTTTTAAGCCGCTCTTTCGAGCGTCACTTCAACGAGCGTCCGTACCTGAAACACACCTGCTACCTCTACCTGACCAAGACAACAAAGGAGCGTAACCGGATGCAGAGCAATTTCAGCACGCTGTGCCGGGGACATATCATCCCGAAGGAGCTGGACAGGGAAACCACGACCAAGTTCTTGGAAGCCTGCGAACAGTTCGAGCGCATCATGAACGACAGCGGGCTTGTCAGGCTGCGCCGCCTCTCCACCGATGAGATTGTGGGTACTGAGGGAAAGACGGGACTTATTGAACGCTACTTCTCGCTCATGCCGGAAGGTGACACCACCTTGCAGGACATCGAGCTTTCGGCAAGGGAGATGCGCATCGGCGACAACCGCCTGTGTCTGCACACCCTCTCCGACGCGGAAGACCTGCCGGGCAAGGTGGCTACCGACACCCGTTACGAGAAGCTCTCCACCGACCGGAGTGACTGCCGACTGTCATTCGCCTCCCCGGTGGGGCTTCTGCTCTCCTGCAACCATATCTACAACCAGTATGTGCTGATAGACAACAGTGAGGAAACCTTGCAGAAGTTCGAGAAGTCCGCCCGTAACATGCAGTCGCTATCTCGCTATTCAAGGAGCAACAGCATCAACCGCGAGTGGATAGACCAATACCTGAACGAAGCCCATTCCTACGGACTGACCTCGGTACGGGCACACTTCAACGTCATGGCGTGGAGCGACGATGCGGAGGAACTGAAGCATATCAAGAACGACGTGGGCAGCCAGTTGGCAAGCATGGAATGCGTGCCGCGCCACAACACCATCGACTGCCCGACACTCTACTGGGCGGCGATACCCGGCAATGCGGCGGACTTCCCGGCGGAAGAGAGTTTCCACACCTTCATCGAACAGGCGGTGTGCCTGTTCACAGAGGAAACCAACTACCGCAGCTCGCTCTCGCCCTTCGGCATCAAGATGGTGGACAGGCTCACGGGAAAACCGCTGCACCTTGACATCTCCGACCTGCCCATGAAGCGAGGTATCACGACCAACCGCAACAAGTTCGTGCTGGGTCCTTCGGGCAGCGGCAAGTCTTTCTTCATGAACCACCTCGTGCGCCAATATTATGAGCAAGGCGCACATGTGGTATTGGTGGACACGGGAAACTCCTATCAGGGCTTGTGCGGCATGATCCGACGCAAGACAGGCGGAGCGGACGGTGTGTATTTCACCTACACGGAAGATAAGCCCATCAGCTTCAACCCGTTCTACACCGACGATTACATCTTCGACGTGGAGAAGAAGGACAGCATCAAGACCCTGTTGCTGACGCTCTGGAAGTCGGAGGACGACAAGGTGACAAAGACGGAGAGCGGCGAGCTGGGCAGTGCCGTGAGTGCCTATATTGAGCGCATCCAATCCGACCGTAGCATCGTGCCGTCGTTCAACACCTTCTACGAGTATATGCGTGACGACTACCGCAAGGAACTGGCACAGCGTGACATCAAGGTGGAGAAGTCCGACTTCAACATCGACAACATGCTCACCACCATGCGGCAGTATTACCGGGGCGGGCGTTACGATTTCCTGCTCAACTCCACGGAGAACATCGACCTGCTCGGCAAGCGGTTCATCGTCTTCGAGATAGATTCGATTAAAGAAAACCGCGAACTGTTCCCCGTCGTGACCATCATCATCATGGAAGCCTTCATCAACAAGATGCGGCGGCTGAAAGGCGTGCGGAAACAGCTTATCGTGGAAGAGGCTTGGAAGGCCCTCTCATCGGCGAACATGGCTGAATATCTGCGCTATATGTATAAGACGGTCAGAAAATATTACGGCGAGGCAATCGTGGTGACGCAGGAGGTGGACGACATTATCAGTTCTCCGGTGGTCAAAGAGAGCATTATCAACAACTCGGATTGTAAAATCCTGCTTGACCAAAGGAAATATATGAACAAGTTCGACCAGATACAGGCGTTGCTCGGACTGACGGAAAAGGAGAAGTCGCAGATACTCTCCATCAACATGGCGAACAACCCTTCACGGCTCTACAAGGAGGTGTGGATAGGCTTGGGCGGCACGCAGTCGGCGGTCTATGCCACGGAGGTCAGCGCGGAAGAGTATCTGGCGTACACCACCGAGGAAACGGAAAAAGTGGAGGTTTACCGTCTGGCGGAGAAGCTGGGCGACGACATCGAAGCCGCCATCCGGCAGCTTGCCGAAAGGCGGAGAAACAAGGAATAA
- a CDS encoding TraL conjugative transposon family protein: protein MWGMYWKLHDKRKRLAASLKGYLDGLPPETRRRIVLGMFAAFAVLALYTFGRAVYDIGRNDGSHMETGHAGRVELPTPAETGNHLTPYLYGTDKE from the coding sequence ATGTGGGGCATGTATTGGAAACTCCACGACAAACGGAAACGCTTGGCGGCAAGTCTCAAAGGGTATCTGGACGGCTTGCCGCCGGAAACACGCCGCCGCATCGTGCTGGGGATGTTCGCCGCCTTCGCGGTGCTTGCCCTTTACACCTTCGGCAGAGCCGTCTATGACATCGGCAGGAACGACGGCTCACATATGGAAACGGGACACGCCGGACGGGTGGAACTGCCGACCCCGGCGGAAACAGGCAATCACTTAACACCTTATTTATATGGAACAGACAAAGAATGA
- the mobA gene encoding conjugal transfer protein MobA, producing the protein MKEKRKSKAGRNPKLDPAVYRYTVRFNEEEHNRFLAMFGKSGVYARSVFLKAHFFGQPFKVLKVDKTLVDYYTKLSDFHAQFRAVGTNYNQVVKELRLHFSEKKAMALLYKLEQHTVELVKLSRQIVELSREMEAKWSQKSV; encoded by the coding sequence ATGAAAGAGAAAAGGAAAAGCAAAGCAGGGAGAAATCCCAAACTTGATCCGGCGGTGTACCGGTACACCGTCCGTTTCAACGAGGAGGAACACAACCGTTTCCTCGCCATGTTCGGAAAATCGGGTGTCTATGCACGGTCGGTTTTCCTCAAAGCGCACTTCTTCGGGCAACCGTTCAAGGTGCTGAAGGTGGACAAGACGCTGGTGGACTACTACACCAAGCTGTCGGATTTTCACGCGCAGTTCCGCGCCGTGGGTACGAATTACAACCAAGTCGTGAAGGAATTGAGGCTGCATTTTTCCGAGAAAAAGGCGATGGCGTTGCTCTACAAGCTGGAGCAACACACCGTCGAACTCGTGAAACTGAGCCGTCAGATTGTGGAATTGTCGAGAGAAATGGAAGCAAAATGGTCGCAAAAATCAGTGTAG
- the traK gene encoding conjugative transposon protein TraK: protein MEFKSLRNIESSFRQIRLFGIVFLSLCAVVTVWSVWNSYRFAEKQREKIYVLDNGKSLMLALSQDLSQNRPAEAREHVRRFHEMFFTLSPEKSAIEHNVKRALLLADKSVYHYYSDFAEKGYYNRIIAGNINQVLKVDSVVCDFNAYPYRAVTYATQKIIRQSNVTERSLVTTCRLLNASRSDDNPNGFTIEGFTIIENKDLQTIKR from the coding sequence ATGGAATTCAAATCACTTAGAAACATCGAATCGTCGTTCAGGCAGATACGCCTGTTCGGTATCGTCTTCCTCTCGCTGTGCGCCGTGGTGACGGTGTGGAGCGTGTGGAACTCCTACCGTTTCGCAGAGAAGCAACGGGAGAAAATCTATGTGCTGGACAACGGCAAGAGCCTGATGCTCGCCTTGTCTCAGGATTTGTCGCAGAACCGCCCGGCGGAGGCACGGGAACATGTGCGCCGTTTCCACGAGATGTTCTTCACGCTATCACCTGAAAAAAGCGCGATTGAACACAACGTGAAACGTGCCTTGCTGCTGGCGGACAAGAGCGTGTACCACTATTATTCGGACTTCGCGGAGAAGGGGTACTACAACCGCATCATCGCCGGGAACATCAACCAAGTGCTGAAGGTGGACAGCGTGGTGTGCGACTTCAACGCCTATCCCTACCGTGCCGTGACCTACGCCACACAGAAAATCATCCGGCAGAGCAACGTCACCGAGCGCAGCCTCGTGACCACCTGCCGCCTGCTGAACGCATCGCGGTCGGATGACAACCCGAACGGTTTTACCATCGAGGGTTTCACCATCATTGAGAACAAGGATTTACAGACTATCAAACGGTAA
- the traM gene encoding conjugative transposon protein TraM yields MEQTKNEPTKENKAAPETGKPKKEREPLTEAQRLKRQKMIVLPAMVLVFIGAMWLIFAPSSGKEQPPGTDGYNTEMPDADKANRQIIGDKLKAYEHGEMEERQESRNRAIGQLGDMFDREIAGTENGVDFDLANPGGKEERAKPATPQTIQSSAAAYRDLNATLGNFYDQPKNDNAEMDELLERIASLESELESERGKASSMDEQVALMEKSYELAAKYMGGQNGGQPSAEQRAEPTTVQKGKKNKAMPIRQVEHQVVSSLSQPMSNAEFVAALSQERNRGFNTAVGTAEVLDRNTIPACVHGAQSVTDGQTVRLRLLEPMAVAGRTIPRGAVVVGTGKIQGERLDIEITSLEYDGTIIPVELAVYDTDGQPGIFIPNSMEMNAVREVAANMGGSLGSSINISTNAGAQLASDLGKGLIQGTSQYIAKKMRTVKVHLKAGYRVMLYQEKY; encoded by the coding sequence ATGGAACAGACAAAGAATGAACCGACGAAAGAGAACAAAGCTGCTCCCGAAACGGGGAAACCGAAAAAGGAGCGCGAACCGCTGACAGAGGCGCAACGGCTGAAACGGCAGAAGATGATCGTGCTGCCCGCTATGGTGTTGGTGTTCATCGGGGCGATGTGGCTGATATTCGCCCCGTCCTCCGGCAAGGAGCAACCGCCGGGAACGGACGGATACAACACCGAGATGCCCGACGCTGACAAGGCGAACCGGCAGATTATCGGCGACAAGCTGAAAGCCTACGAGCATGGGGAGATGGAAGAGCGTCAGGAGAGCCGCAACCGTGCCATCGGGCAGCTGGGCGACATGTTCGACCGCGAGATAGCGGGAACGGAGAACGGAGTGGACTTCGACCTCGCCAATCCGGGCGGCAAGGAAGAAAGGGCAAAGCCAGCCACGCCGCAGACCATCCAGTCCTCCGCAGCCGCCTACCGTGACCTGAACGCCACGCTCGGAAACTTCTACGACCAGCCGAAAAACGACAATGCGGAGATGGACGAATTGTTGGAGCGCATCGCATCGCTGGAGTCGGAACTGGAAAGCGAGAGGGGCAAGGCTTCCTCTATGGACGAGCAGGTGGCTCTTATGGAGAAGTCCTACGAGCTGGCGGCAAAGTACATGGGCGGTCAGAACGGAGGACAGCCATCGGCGGAACAGAGGGCAGAGCCAACTACCGTGCAGAAAGGGAAGAAGAACAAGGCAATGCCTATCAGACAGGTGGAGCATCAAGTAGTTTCTTCACTCTCACAGCCTATGAGTAACGCGGAGTTTGTCGCCGCCTTATCGCAGGAACGCAACCGGGGTTTCAACACGGCTGTCGGCACGGCGGAGGTATTGGACAGGAACACCATACCGGCGTGCGTGCATGGGGCGCAGAGCGTGACGGACGGGCAGACGGTAAGGCTGCGCCTGCTGGAGCCTATGGCGGTGGCAGGCAGGACAATACCCCGGGGTGCGGTGGTGGTCGGCACGGGCAAGATACAGGGTGAGCGGCTCGACATCGAGATTACCTCGCTGGAATACGACGGCACGATTATCCCCGTGGAGCTTGCGGTCTATGACACGGACGGACAGCCCGGCATCTTCATCCCGAACTCGATGGAGATGAACGCCGTCCGGGAGGTCGCCGCCAACATGGGCGGCTCGCTGGGAAGCAGCATCAACATCTCCACCAATGCCGGGGCGCAGCTCGCCTCCGACTTGGGCAAGGGGCTGATACAAGGCACGAGCCAGTACATCGCCAAAAAGATGCGAACCGTCAAGGTGCATCTGAAAGCCGGGTACAGGGTCATGCTTTACCAAGAAAAATATTGA